AGATAAGAGCTTCGCGGTCACTCGGCACAGCCGTGCAACTGCCGGACAAGCTCTTGGGGACCGTCCGCTGCGACGAACCCCTGCAGAAGCGCGTTCACCTGCGCGAGGTCGCAGTAGTTGTCGTAGATGGTGCTCTTGATCGAGTTGTGCGTCTCGTTCTCGCGGCCGAGCAGCGTGTTGTGCAGCGCGACGAGCTGCCTGAACGTTTGCGTGCTCGCGTCCGTGTCGTCGTGGTCCGTGCTGGCTTCGCTGTTCGGTGCTGATGCTGGTGGCGGTGCCAGCTCTGGCGCCGGCTGGACAGTGTGGGGCGCCGGAGTTGGCTCGCGCTGCTCGGGGGTCGCCCGGTATTGCGACAGCAGCAGCTCCCGGTCCCGCGTGAGCCGTGCAACGCGCAGCGACTTCTTGTGGGTGATCTGCTCCGCCATGACCGTGCGATGCGAGACCGTGGTCGGAGCCGTGAAGCGAGAGCTGGCGTGCCCCGCAGTGAAGTGAATCCGGCTCTTCAGCTCTTCgagaaaataaaaataaagtGGGAAGGAAGAGGGGCACAGCACAAATTCGCGCAGTTTGGGACGACGTTGGGACTTGGAACTGGTCTACAAAGCAGACTGGACAGACGCTAGTGACCTGGTGGACGGGGATTGTATCTAGTATTTACCAGCAGTCTATATCAGAGGAGGATTCTTTTGCTTTGACtcgttttgttttgtttcgtTTAGCTTTTAGGTACATTCACGGGAATCTCTCGTACTGCTCTGCTAATTTTTGGAATTGTCAACATTGGAACAGGTGCACACACCGGAAAGTTCACTATACAATTACCCTAGCTTACACGCTGCTTCAAGTTgtgctttctttttgggCATTTTATCTGAAGTTATCATCAATTGGATATTGTCAGATCCAATTATTTGCACCCAGCTTACTGCTATTTTGCTCGCTTGATTCACTCACCAAGAGATCGACATGTTCAAAAGCTTCTTTGGGTCGAAGGAACCCACTCTCTCGAGGGAGGAAATGACAAAAGTCGTTTTGAAGCAGGCGCACGATTTCGAGATCGCGCTGAAGGCAATGGACTACGTCCTCGACGACAGGGCCGAGCAGGGGCTCTACCTCTTGGAACAACAGAGGAAGCAGCTCACACAGGACCCCAATGCCGACGAAACGATTAATATCCTCGCTAGAGGTGTCATCGAGTTCTTAGAGGCCACACTGTCATTCGAGATCAAAGAGATGAAAATCGCATCAGAGACACTAGGTAAAGCGGAACAGTTGTCCCTCAAGTCAAAGGCTCGCgtggagaaggagaagattAAGAGTAGCTCCGTATACCCGCCAGGTACTCTGTACGCAGTCACATACACGGAGTCCTGCCTGCTGCATGCGCTGCTGATGCTCTTCAGCGAAAGCATGATGGAGGCAGCAAAGGCCGTGTTGAAGCTCAGAAAGGCGTACTACACTCTACAGGAGATCTTTGAAACCATAAAGAAGGCTAGGGAACAGGGCAAAAAAACCGCCTCtaccaccaacaccacGACAACGGGGAACGATTCCTCACAAAGAAGTCACTCGTCCTCCTCAGCTTCGTTCATTTCAATGGACGGTAAAGAGTTTGTGTCCGCTGATATCCCGTACAAACTCTCTCAGCAGGAGCAAAAGGACAAAGAAATCCTGGAGTACGCGGAACTGGTCCACACTATGAAGACTGCAAGGCTTTCAGGGGGCCACATCGACAATTCCCCAGCGATCAACAGACTTAGAGACGAGCTTGGCCTCGAGGCGTTGAACAACCTCCCAAGGGAAAGTGTTACGGAACACACGTACTTGTCTCACGACATCGATGACAGTCAGGCAACGGTAGACGAGTTCATCGACTCCGGTGTCAGCCTGTGTTTTGGTATCTTGCAAGTAGTGCTCTCTTTGCTCCCACCGGCTATCGGCGCAGTGTTGTCCGTTATCGGGTTCAAGGGGTCACGCGAGGAGGGGCTCAGATTGGTCTGGAGATCCACTAAGCAGAGAAACGTCCACGGCTGTATTGGCCTTTTGGCACTGATGTTCTACTACGACGGACCGTTCCAATTCACGGACGATGATTTCGACATCCCTGCAACAACATCGCCAACCCAACCATCGAGGCCAATGTCTCCCTCGTTGTCCCGGAAAAGCACGGAGGAAACGATCGGGTCCCGCTCAGCGGGTACGCGCTCAGTAACGTCCCAGTCCGACAGTAAAAAAATGACCAAGCTCTCCTCCGCGCAATCCTCGGCACACCAGCAACAGGAGGGAAACAGTGTGGATACCATGGACGAACCAACACTGCTGCATCCAGGGAAGATCCTGGAAAAGGCTCTGCTCCAGGCGAGAGCTTTGTTTCCAAACAGCGCTCTATGGTTGCTGAATGAGGCTCGCATGCTGTCCGGTAAAGGTAGACTGCGGGAGGCAGTCCAATTGATGGACTCCATTGATGTGAACCACATCCACATGAGACAGGTCAAAGTGTTGATGATCTTCGACCGTGCTATTACGTTGGTCCACCTCCACGAGTACGATAGGGCAGCAGACGACTTGTTGGCATTGATAGACATCAGTGACTGGTCGCACGCTCTATACACGTATTTTGCAGGGTGTTGTTACCTGGAGAACTGGAGAAGGTGCACCATGGGACTGATGGACGAGAAGAATTCAAAGGGTGCAGAGTGGTACAAGACTAACGCGACCAAATTGATATTCAGTGCGTCAGATCATTTGGGGAAGAAGACCTTCAAAGCGAAGAACTTACCGCTCGACAGATTCATGTTGAGGAAAGTGGAGCAGTTCCGCAGCATGCAAAAGAGTTTGAAATTGGACGACCCATTGGACGCGATTGCAACATCCCCTGTTCACGAACTGGCATACTTCTACAACGGGTACAACAGAATGACTCAAGACGGCCTACAGctgacgatgaagatgttGACAGAATTCACCAACCCGGCTATCGAGGCGAAGAACCCGGACCAAGAGCTCATCAAGGACATCCTTGTCTCGTTGACTCTAAGAAGACTGGGCAAGATCCAGGAAGGCTGTGATATCCTTGACCAGAAGGTTCTTCCACAACTGTTCACCATGGAGTACGGGAAAGTGAAGTACGTCAAGAAGACGGAGGACCCATGGGCTTACCCAACTGCATTCTATGAGCGCGCTTTGTTCTGCTGGAAACTGAACGGAATGAACGATTTACCAGAGAGTAGAGAGTGGCTTGTGAGAGCACAGAACTATGCGGCCGATTACGAGTTAAGTACCCGTGTTGGGATGAAGATCAAAGCTGCCCTGGACAGAGTAGAACACTCTATGACTTAAACGTTTCTCTGGAGAGCCTTTTTTATTGAGATTTTTTATGCCATTATGCACATACAACAAgtacgtatatatatcgaAGTATAGATACATGCAACTTATCACTTGACGATCAGACTGCATACATACAGTTTAGCGGTACCATTTGCGGACTCCTACGCTgcttcttgaacttgtttCTGGTATACTACTTTCTCGTGCACGTGCACTGCTTCCCTCAATATTCGCTAGAAATGAACTGTTAATGCCAAAAGTTCCAAAGGAGAGTGTAGCCCTTGCATAGCGGAATATTCAGCACACACGCCGTAGCAAGCAATGCACACCGCCGCTGTAGATGCTGAACACGAATATGTGTATGAGGATGACTTTGATGGGAATAGTTTCGATGATACATCTGCTGAGAAATACACGGACATGGCAGCCGGGAAGAAACGCAACAGCATAATGAGTCAAGAGTCTGAGTTCGAGATCGATGACCAACTATACAGCGATGATGATGGTACTGACGCATATAATGACTATACCCTTGTAGAGCCTCTCAgtacagtttctgcaaGAGAGCTGAATCAAGGAACAGTCCCCAACCTAAAATATGAATGCCTTACCGCACAAAGCATCTTTGAGAAGATGGTTGAACGAGTGAACCACTTAAAGCTTATATTTAACATTTGCACAGAAGACCTGCTAAGTTTGATGCAACATTTCGATTGGAACGAGGAGCGGCTATTGGAAAGCTGGACTGATAAGATGGACGATCTGCTGGTAGAAATAGGGCTTAAAAATGCATCAGAAACAGTATCTGGGACACAAATAGACGCTTCAAACGGTACAGAAACTGCTCGAACTTTGAACTTTCGAAACAACTTCTCATGCATGATCTGCTGTGAGGagaaaacaacaaatacCTTTTCCCTTGAATGTGGACATGAATATTGTATCGATTGCTACAGACACTATGTTAACGATAAGCTGAACAGTGGGAACATTATATCATGTATAGGATGCTCGTTGGCACTGAAGAATGACGATATTGATAAAATAACGGGCTCTCCATCCTCCAAAAAACTAATGATGTCATCGATTAAGAGCTTTGTTCAGAAACACAATAAAAATTACAGATGGTGCCCGTTCACAGATTGCAACTATATTATACATCTAAAAGACACTTCCTCACTAGATGAATATGCAAGATTGCATTATTCGCCGTTTGTAAAATGCAGCGACTCCCACAGATTTTGTTTCAGCTGTGCTTTTGAAATACATGCCCCTGCCGATTGTAATGTGACAGCCTTATGGGTAAATAAGTCTCGGAAGGAATCCGCCAATTTGAATTGGGTATTATCAAATACGAAGGAATGTCCAAAGTGTTCTGTGAATATCGAAAAGGATGGTGGGTGCAACCATATGGTATGTTCGGGTTGCAAGTATGAATTTTGCTGGATTTGCGAACGAGATTGGACTCCTCATGGTAAAAGTTTCTATCAGTGCACTTTATACAAGAGTGACGATGACAAGAAAAATGCAAAGACATCACTGGAAGTGGCAGCAAAAACACTGAAAAAGTACACCTTCTACTACAAAATGTTCAATGCACAAGAAGAGTCAGCGAAGTTGGATTGGACTTTAGGGCAGGCAGTTGGGGCAAAAGTGCGCTTACtgcaagaaaaaatgggAGTTTCTTGGATAGAGGGACAATTTTTGGCAGAAAGCGTTCGAACGCTATATGAGGGGAGAACAGCTTTGAAGTGGTCCTTCGCAGTTGCGTATTATTCAGATGCATCGCATAATCTCACAAAGATTTTTGTGGATAACCAGAGCTTGTTATCTGCAGCGGTTGAGGATTTGTCCGAACTATTAGAGATAAAGGAACCCGCAAAAATCATGGACAGGAAAACAGATTTCTATAATAAGGCGGGATATGTTGAAAACAGAACATCTGCATTGATTGAATGTGGACGGGACCTATTATGCAAGGGTATATGTAAACCTGTCTAATTGAATGGGCTGTAACTCCTTTATGTTTCTAAACATATATGGAAACATCGTTCTCCTTTCGAATTCATTATATTTACATCGTCTATTCTCCTCTTATTCATTGCTGATTTCTAAAAGAACTCCGCTTCAGAGAGGACGGTAAGTATTTAAAAGGGATGCATTTGACTCTTTGTATAACAAGAATATTTATCGACTGGTGCTAGTGAATGTCAATGAGTAAATAAATTATGCTATTGTCTTCAATTCTGCCTCCAAAACGTCTAACAGGGACTCTGCCTCAAGCTTTCTTCTTGCCGCCTTTATCCACTCGTCACACAGCACACGCGGCCATCCTTGTAACTGTACTACGTCCTCGACTGCACTCTTTAGGTCCGACATCCCAATCTCGCTCTGAATCTTGGAGAATACTGCGTCCATATCGTTTTCTTCAGCGGAAACACCCTTTTTCGTAAATAAGAGGAAGGACATAACCTTAGCGGTTAAGTGACCCAAAATACCGGCATTTGGTGGAAGCAATGAGGCTGTTTTAAAGTCTTTCTCTAGCAAGCTCCACCTATTATACAATTGCTCGTTAGATAGGACTTTCTCATCGGTAGTAATCGCAAGCAATTCAGAGATAGCGACGTCGAGCAACTGGGgactcttcttctttgagtTGCAACGGCAGTTCTTATGATCACCACTATTCCCAGCACTACTACAGCATTTGCATTTTTTGGAGGTCGACGAAAGGATAGAAGCGATCATGTCCAAATGTTGAGCTTGACTACCGATGTCGATGCTATAGGAGTCCAATGAGGCCAGCTTCCCCTTCATCTTGCTCACTAAAGAAAACAGTTCTGTGATAGCGGTATCTCTCATCAGTCTTTGGTTTAAAGAATCAAGGATGGTAGCAAACTGATTTACCCTGTAGTCCAATTCCAGCAAGTTTTCCAGCTTACcgtttctctctctttctaGTTTGGAAGTGATGATTTTATTGAATTCTTCTACCTGAGTGATGGACAAAAATGCGATCTCATTTGCATGTTTAGACTTTAGCTTGTCCTCGTTGGCCTTCAATCCTGTGGCTAGTGTTTCGGCAGCTCGTTCTTCCAATGCCTCTTTAAATTGGTTGAATTTTTCGTCGTATTTTGCTCTGATCTCTGAAGTTTTCGCTTCGACTTCTCCAGCAAACTTGTTGTCCAGCTCTTTCAGACGATCTTCTGTCCCGGATATTACGCGAGAGTCAATATTTTTGTCAAGCTCGCTGTCTAACTCGGTCAAATGAGAGAACAGCCCTTCAATAACCTGAGATAgctcgttcttctccttaGTTTTCAAGGGGATATCATGAACGTTCAGCATAGCAATCACAGCGTTCATGTTCTTCGCAACCTCCTTCAATCTGGGATCATCAATATTTTCTACGCCGTCAAACATAGAGAGATCCAAAGATCTTTTAGCGGGCTTCTCGGGAACGGGCCTTTGCGTTTTTTCCGGGGACTCTGGCCGGTATACGGGGATCCCCACCGTGCGTCCTGTGATAAAGCTACTATATTTATCCTTCAATCTCTCCCAGACCCTGCTCGGATCCAGATTCAAATCACCTCTGTTCTCATACAGCTTAATTGCAGATTCTCCATAGGGAACTCTATTCACGAAAAAATTGCCAAACTGCCCATTCCGTTCTGACAAAAGAACACCACCTCCATAAACCGAGAGTATAGAAACACCCAGTAGCAAACATGTGTTTCTAAACTTATGGCTCTTCTCGGACTCATTTGTGACTACTCCAGTGTTAATAGTGGAGTAACGAACCCTTTTCGAAActgttgcaattgagttTCTTGGAATTGAAGTCTTCATCATATTTTTGCAACTATTCGCAAAAGGAGTACTTGCTCAAACCAAATAACAGCAATAAATACCGTGTAAATTCCCTTACTTCCCCAAActccaacttcaaagccTTTCGTAGTGCTTGTTCAGTTGTCAAACGTCTAATTCTAGTTCCTTTAAATTTTTGAATATCTTATTATTCCCATTCTTTGATATGATTGGACAAAAAGCATACCTCGTCTGGATCTCCTCCTGCATGCGGTAAACCAATAGTCCACCCAGGTTTGAATAACAAGCACACTCACTCAGATGTTCACTGGCAACTTACGTGGCTCAAGGACCCCATCTTAGGACGTGTAGGAACCACCTCTCTCAAACACACCCTTCTTCGGGAATCTGAATACCGCATTGAGACAAGTAAGCCTAAAGGAGTAACTGTTACCATATTTGGGGAAACAAACCAAAACAGTAAATTGTTACTACTTTGGGAGAcacattttgaaacaagaaattaATT
This sequence is a window from Huiozyma naganishii CBS 8797 chromosome 3, complete genome. Protein-coding genes within it:
- the VPS51 gene encoding Vps51p (similar to Saccharomyces cerevisiae VPS51 (YKR020W); ancestral locus Anc_1.283), which encodes MAEQITHKKSLRVARLTRDRELLLSQYRATPEQREPTPAPHTVQPAPELAPPPASAPNSEASTDHDDTDASTQTFRQLVALHNTLLGRENETHNSIKSTIYDNYCDLAQVNALLQGFVAADGPQELVRQLHGCAE
- the KNAG0C01570 gene encoding uncharacterized protein (similar to Saccharomyces cerevisiae IML2 (YJL082W) and YKR018C; ancestral locus Anc_1.285), with amino-acid sequence MFKSFFGSKEPTLSREEMTKVVLKQAHDFEIALKAMDYVLDDRAEQGLYLLEQQRKQLTQDPNADETINILARGVIEFLEATLSFEIKEMKIASETLGKAEQLSLKSKARVEKEKIKSSSVYPPGTLYAVTYTESCLLHALLMLFSESMMEAAKAVLKLRKAYYTLQEIFETIKKAREQGKKTASTTNTTTTGNDSSQRSHSSSSASFISMDGKEFVSADIPYKLSQQEQKDKEILEYAELVHTMKTARLSGGHIDNSPAINRLRDELGLEALNNLPRESVTEHTYLSHDIDDSQATVDEFIDSGVSLCFGILQVVLSLLPPAIGAVLSVIGFKGSREEGLRLVWRSTKQRNVHGCIGLLALMFYYDGPFQFTDDDFDIPATTSPTQPSRPMSPSLSRKSTEETIGSRSAGTRSVTSQSDSKKMTKLSSAQSSAHQQQEGNSVDTMDEPTLLHPGKILEKALLQARALFPNSALWLLNEARMLSGKGRLREAVQLMDSIDVNHIHMRQVKVLMIFDRAITLVHLHEYDRAADDLLALIDISDWSHALYTYFAGCCYLENWRRCTMGLMDEKNSKGAEWYKTNATKLIFSASDHLGKKTFKAKNLPLDRFMLRKVEQFRSMQKSLKLDDPLDAIATSPVHELAYFYNGYNRMTQDGLQLTMKMLTEFTNPAIEAKNPDQELIKDILVSLTLRRLGKIQEGCDILDQKVLPQLFTMEYGKVKYVKKTEDPWAYPTAFYERALFCWKLNGMNDLPESREWLVRAQNYAADYELSTRVGMKIKAALDRVEHSMT
- the HEL1 gene encoding E3 ubiquitin-protein ligase HEL1 (similar to Saccharomyces cerevisiae YKR017C; ancestral locus Anc_1.286); its protein translation is MHTAAVDAEHEYVYEDDFDGNSFDDTSAEKYTDMAAGKKRNSIMSQESEFEIDDQLYSDDDGTDAYNDYTLVEPLSTVSARELNQGTVPNLKYECLTAQSIFEKMVERVNHLKLIFNICTEDLLSLMQHFDWNEERLLESWTDKMDDLLVEIGLKNASETVSGTQIDASNGTETARTLNFRNNFSCMICCEEKTTNTFSLECGHEYCIDCYRHYVNDKLNSGNIISCIGCSLALKNDDIDKITGSPSSKKLMMSSIKSFVQKHNKNYRWCPFTDCNYIIHLKDTSSLDEYARLHYSPFVKCSDSHRFCFSCAFEIHAPADCNVTALWVNKSRKESANLNWVLSNTKECPKCSVNIEKDGGCNHMVCSGCKYEFCWICERDWTPHGKSFYQCTLYKSDDDKKNAKTSLEVAAKTLKKYTFYYKMFNAQEESAKLDWTLGQAVGAKVRLLQEKMGVSWIEGQFLAESVRTLYEGRTALKWSFAVAYYSDASHNLTKIFVDNQSLLSAAVEDLSELLEIKEPAKIMDRKTDFYNKAGYVENRTSALIECGRDLLCKGICKPV
- the MIC60 gene encoding Mic60p (similar to Saccharomyces cerevisiae YKR016W; ancestral locus Anc_1.288); the protein is MMKTSIPRNSIATVSKRVRYSTINTGVVTNESEKSHKFRNTCLLLGVSILSVYGGGVLLSERNGQFGNFFVNRVPYGESAIKLYENRGDLNLDPSRVWERLKDKYSSFITGRTVGIPVYRPESPEKTQRPVPEKPAKRSLDLSMFDGVENIDDPRLKEVAKNMNAVIAMLNVHDIPLKTKEKNELSQVIEGLFSHLTELDSELDKNIDSRVISGTEDRLKELDNKFAGEVEAKTSEIRAKYDEKFNQFKEALEERAAETLATGLKANEDKLKSKHANEIAFLSITQVEEFNKIITSKLERERNGKLENLLELDYRVNQFATILDSLNQRLMRDTAITELFSLVSKMKGKLASLDSYSIDIGSQAQHLDMIASILSSTSKKCKCCSSAGNSGDHKNCRCNSKKKSPQLLDVAISELLAITTDEKVLSNEQLYNRWSLLEKDFKTASLLPPNAGILGHLTAKVMSFLLFTKKGVSAEENDMDAVFSKIQSEIGMSDLKSAVEDVVQLQGWPRVLCDEWIKAARRKLEAESLLDVLEAELKTIA